Proteins from a single region of Fodinibius sp. Rm-B-1B1-1:
- a CDS encoding glycogen synthase, with product MNVFHLSAECYPVAKVGGLADVVGALPKYLHKKIGQASVVMPKYANEWIAEHTFETVLKGTAPLGDWQFEFTIQREVDGILGFPLYVVDIPGRFDRPGIYTDAETGSSYWDDFERFASFQIAVLDWMNGMEEKPDIIHCHDHHTGLVPFMMTQCYRYMDLKHIPTALTVHNAEYHGSYSHEKSHKLPQFDERNFGLLDWDGQLNCLAAGLKTCWQITTVSKSYMKELSYNSNGLEWLFQNEQQKSRGIINGIDTEVWNPKTDSMIAHSYDKRKMAEGKRKNKKVLCEQFGLDPQYPTISFIGRLVHEKGADLLPDLFQTFLESEQSVNFVVLGTGDRELHHQFEAMNNRFVGYFDATLDYNESLAHQIYAGSDFMIMPSRVEPCGLNQMYCMRYGTVPVVRNIGGLKDTVKDIALDGGYGITFNDFALSPAREAVQRAIDLFQDGRTMAGIRKRIMNLDFSWNASAKKYITMYDELIEQ from the coding sequence ATGAACGTTTTTCATTTAAGTGCCGAATGTTATCCCGTTGCCAAGGTGGGCGGGCTTGCAGATGTCGTAGGGGCACTGCCCAAATATCTGCATAAAAAAATCGGTCAGGCATCAGTGGTAATGCCCAAATATGCCAATGAATGGATTGCTGAGCACACCTTTGAAACGGTGCTTAAGGGGACGGCACCTTTGGGCGATTGGCAGTTTGAGTTTACTATACAGCGCGAGGTGGATGGTATCCTTGGATTTCCACTCTATGTGGTGGATATTCCCGGCCGGTTTGATCGTCCGGGCATCTATACTGATGCGGAAACGGGTAGCAGTTACTGGGATGATTTTGAGCGTTTTGCCAGCTTTCAGATTGCGGTGTTAGACTGGATGAACGGGATGGAGGAGAAGCCCGATATCATTCATTGTCACGATCATCATACCGGTTTAGTACCGTTTATGATGACACAGTGTTATCGTTATATGGATTTAAAGCATATTCCTACTGCCCTGACGGTACATAACGCTGAGTATCATGGATCATACAGTCATGAAAAATCACATAAATTGCCACAATTTGATGAACGTAATTTTGGATTGCTGGATTGGGATGGGCAGCTAAATTGTTTGGCGGCGGGGCTTAAAACCTGCTGGCAAATTACCACCGTTTCGAAATCGTATATGAAAGAGCTGTCTTATAACAGTAATGGACTTGAATGGCTTTTTCAGAATGAGCAGCAGAAATCGCGCGGTATCATCAATGGGATTGATACGGAAGTTTGGAATCCCAAAACAGATTCCATGATTGCTCATTCTTATGACAAACGGAAAATGGCGGAGGGCAAGCGTAAAAATAAAAAAGTACTTTGCGAGCAGTTTGGATTAGATCCGCAGTATCCGACCATTTCATTCATTGGACGGTTAGTACATGAAAAAGGAGCTGACTTACTGCCCGATTTGTTTCAGACATTTTTAGAGTCGGAGCAGTCGGTAAATTTTGTGGTATTGGGAACGGGGGATCGGGAGCTACATCACCAGTTTGAAGCTATGAATAATCGCTTTGTAGGATATTTTGATGCCACGCTGGATTACAATGAATCTTTAGCGCATCAGATTTATGCCGGCAGTGATTTTATGATTATGCCATCACGGGTAGAGCCCTGTGGGTTGAATCAAATGTACTGTATGCGGTACGGAACGGTGCCTGTTGTTCGTAATATTGGCGGGTTGAAAGATACTGTGAAAGATATTGCCCTTGATGGCGGGTATGGAATTACATTCAATGATTTTGCATTATCACCAGCCCGGGAGGCCGTGCAGCGAGCGATTGATTTGTTTCAAGACGGTCGTACGATGGCGGGCATTCGAAAGCGAATCATGAATCTCGATTTTTCTTGGAATGCCTCGGCTAAAAAGTATATTACAATGTATGACGAGCTGATTGAACAATAG
- a CDS encoding ABC transporter ATP-binding protein: MAVIEVDNISKSFGDTKAVQNVSFSIPEGRIFGLLGPNGAGKTTSIRIINHILIADSGSVTINGHPVSPKTQRMIGYMPEERGLYKKMKVGEQLIYLARLKGLTRTEAENTTKYWLDRFEASDWFEKEVGELSKGMSQKIQFIATIAHDPDIYIFDEPFSGLDPINSEMLKEIVIELRDKGNTILFSTHRMEQVEQMCDDICLFNKGKTVLKGNLREIKQRYGKNTVNIEFEGDDSFLDQLQDVRINNRSANFAEIRVLNGQSMQDILKTAMQHAEIYKFERVEPSLTEIFISTVGEDNINPNELA, from the coding sequence ATGGCTGTAATTGAAGTAGATAACATTTCTAAATCGTTTGGGGATACAAAAGCTGTCCAGAATGTAAGCTTTAGCATTCCCGAGGGACGTATATTTGGACTTTTGGGCCCTAATGGCGCGGGCAAAACCACTTCTATCCGTATTATTAATCACATTCTTATCGCTGACAGCGGCTCTGTTACTATTAATGGACATCCCGTAAGCCCTAAAACGCAACGCATGATTGGCTATATGCCCGAAGAGCGCGGCCTCTACAAAAAGATGAAAGTAGGAGAGCAGCTGATCTATTTGGCCCGACTTAAAGGCTTAACCCGTACCGAGGCAGAAAATACCACTAAGTATTGGCTCGATCGCTTTGAGGCTTCTGACTGGTTTGAAAAGGAAGTGGGAGAACTGTCCAAAGGGATGTCGCAAAAAATTCAATTTATTGCCACCATTGCCCACGATCCAGACATCTATATTTTCGATGAACCGTTTAGCGGACTCGATCCCATCAATAGCGAGATGCTTAAAGAAATTGTTATTGAGCTCCGTGATAAAGGCAATACTATTCTATTTTCAACACACCGGATGGAACAGGTTGAACAGATGTGTGATGACATCTGCCTATTTAATAAGGGAAAAACAGTCTTAAAAGGAAATCTACGCGAAATAAAACAACGATACGGTAAAAATACCGTCAACATTGAATTTGAAGGTGATGATTCCTTTTTGGATCAGCTTCAAGACGTACGCATTAACAACCGATCGGCCAATTTTGCAGAGATTCGAGTCCTGAATGGGCAATCCATGCAAGATATCCTAAAAACAGCTATGCAGCACGCCGAAATTTACAAGTTTGAACGTGTTGAACCCTCCCTTACTGAAATCTTTATCTCCACCGTTGGCGAAGACAATATTAATCCAAACGAATTAGCCTAA
- a CDS encoding ABC transporter permease, which produces MSLQQILLVLKREYMTRIRSKAFIIATILIPIGMIVFIGIMVGIAVWDSDTEQKIGISDQTEVLYPRLQEISKERYSNLSDLTEDSLRALVQRNEIDGFIQLDSLHISSDKKIEFVSGGGGGLKLQSDIQTDLREVIRNERLARANVSENIQKIYESDITLETRKLTQAGEETDDDTGFLTVVGIVMGVIIFGSITGYGGLITRSVIEEKTNRIVEVIASSVKPIELLFGKMGGIGALALTQMTFWVASLLGLAAAAGPVASIFLSEQMNQMSQAQEVAQVSQAQSIDPEMFALPAIDTSLIIYFAIFFVLGYLIYASLFAAIGSAVDSEADTQQYMFPIMVPIFIAYVIMFQTMSNPDGTISVIGSLIPFCTPIVMITRIAITDVPFWQIGLSILLMIGTFAGTMWLSAKIYSVGILSYGKSANWKELIKWIRQG; this is translated from the coding sequence ATGAGTTTGCAACAAATTTTACTTGTGCTCAAACGGGAATATATGACCCGTATTCGCTCAAAAGCGTTTATTATTGCTACCATTTTAATCCCCATTGGTATGATTGTTTTTATCGGGATTATGGTAGGCATTGCCGTATGGGATTCTGACACAGAACAAAAAATTGGTATTTCAGATCAAACTGAAGTCCTTTACCCACGACTACAAGAAATTTCCAAAGAACGCTACAGCAATCTATCGGATTTGACTGAGGATTCCCTGCGAGCCTTGGTACAGCGTAATGAAATTGATGGGTTTATCCAGCTGGATTCACTTCACATTAGCAGCGACAAAAAAATTGAGTTCGTTTCTGGTGGCGGCGGTGGACTTAAGCTGCAATCTGATATCCAAACTGATTTACGAGAGGTAATCCGTAACGAGCGTCTGGCCCGAGCGAATGTATCCGAAAATATCCAAAAAATTTATGAGAGTGATATTACCCTCGAAACCCGTAAGCTGACACAGGCAGGAGAAGAAACAGATGACGACACCGGCTTTTTAACGGTCGTCGGTATTGTGATGGGCGTCATCATCTTTGGTTCCATTACCGGTTACGGTGGACTAATTACTCGCAGCGTGATCGAAGAAAAAACCAATCGTATTGTGGAGGTTATAGCATCATCCGTAAAACCTATCGAATTATTATTTGGTAAGATGGGGGGTATCGGGGCACTGGCACTAACACAGATGACCTTCTGGGTAGCTTCACTACTGGGACTGGCTGCCGCTGCCGGCCCTGTAGCAAGCATTTTTTTATCAGAGCAAATGAACCAAATGTCCCAAGCCCAGGAGGTAGCTCAGGTTTCACAAGCCCAAAGTATTGATCCCGAAATGTTTGCCCTTCCTGCAATTGATACGTCTCTGATCATCTATTTTGCTATCTTTTTCGTTTTGGGATACCTAATCTATGCTTCCCTCTTCGCTGCCATTGGTTCTGCCGTCGATTCCGAAGCCGATACCCAGCAATACATGTTTCCCATTATGGTACCTATTTTTATCGCCTATGTTATCATGTTTCAAACGATGAGCAATCCCGATGGCACTATATCGGTTATTGGTTCGCTGATACCATTTTGCACCCCCATTGTTATGATCACGCGCATTGCCATTACAGATGTCCCCTTCTGGCAAATTGGGCTTTCTATCTTGCTAATGATTGGAACTTTTGCAGGCACGATGTGGTTGAGCGCAAAAATTTACAGCGTGGGGATTCTAAGCTATGGTAAAAGCGCCAACTGGAAAGAGCTGATCAAATGGATTCGGCAGGGATAA